The Diceros bicornis minor isolate mBicDic1 chromosome 1, mDicBic1.mat.cur, whole genome shotgun sequence sequence TTGTGGCGCTCCTCTTGGCGTAAATGTTTGAGGGTGGGCTGTGTTTAGAGGTTGTTTGGTCCCTGATTGTAACATGATGTCCCACTCTCTTACACAAATCTTGGTTTAATAGAggattttattttcaaaggaaaCCACATGTGAAAGCAATCTTGAAGATTCGGCAGCAGTTAGTCCTACAGCGCCAGGTAAGGATTTTGAAGTAGCACATGGGATGATACGTATGTGTGCATCTGTTTGTATGGAGGGAATCTAAAAGCAAGAGTATTTGTAGCTgtgcctcctttcttctctccacaGAGATGGCCCAGGGTGAAGCCCAGTGGTTTCAGGAGGCAAAGGGTCTGAGTGAGCGACTGAGAAAAGCCTACACCAGTGCCCGTTTCTGCCACATGTCTTTGCTTGAGGTCTCTTCCTGCCAAATCACTGACCAGTTGCTGGGTTGTGATCTGTCCCTTGCTTCAAAACCCATCAGCAGTCCTGTGCAAGAGCCTGTGGTGTTGCCTGAGGTCTTTGCCAACTTGAACTCTGTCATGTGTGTGAAGGGGGAAGCTGGTAGTGGAAAGACGGTCCTCCTGAAGCAAATAGCtcttctctgggcatcaggatgCTGCCCCTTGTTAAACAGGTTCCAGCTGGTCTTCTGTCTCTCCCTTAGCTCTACCAGACTGGACCAGGGGCTAGCCAACATCATCTGTGAGCAACTCCTAGAGACAGAAGGCCCTGTCACTGAAGTGTGCCTGAGGAACATCATCCAGCAGTTAAAGAACCAGGTGTTATTCCTTCTGGATGACTACAAAGAAATGTGCTCGATCCCCCAAGTCATAGCAAAACTGATTCAAAGAAACCACTCCTCAAGAGTCTGCTTATTGATTGCTGCCCGCACAAGCAGGGCCAGGGACATCCACCGATACCTACACACGATTCTAGAGATCAAAGGGTTTCCCTTCTATAATACCATCTATATACTACGGAAGCTCTTTTCACACAATATGGCCCCCCTGCGGAAGTTTATGGTTCACTTTGGAAGGAACAAAGGTTTGCAGGGAATTCAGAAAACTCCCCTCTTTGTAGCAGCAGTCTGTGCTAATTGGTCTCGGTATCCTTTAGACCGGTCCTTTGATGATGTGGCTGTTTTCAAGTCCTACGTGGAATGCCTTTTCTTAAAGTACAAAACCACAGCTGAACTTCTCAAAGCAACTGTGTCCTCCTGCGGTGAGCTGGCCTTGAAAGGATTTTTTTCATCTCGATTTGAGTTTCACGATGATGACCTTGTAGAAGCTGGGGTTGATGAAGACGAGGACCTAGCCATGTGCCTGATGAGCAAACTCACAGCGCAGAGACTGAGGCCAGTCTATCAGTTTTTAAGTCCTGCGTTCCAAGAATTTCTTGCTGGGATGAGGCTGGCTGAACTCTTGGATTCAGATAGGCAAGAAGATCAAGATTTGGGACTTCATTATCTGAAACAAGTGAACTCGTCCTTGATGGCTGTAATTCCCTATAACAATTTTTTGAACTACGTCTCCTGCCACGCTTCAACCAAGGCGGGGCCAAAAGTTGTATCTCATTTGCTTCATTTGGTGGATAGTAAAGAGTCATTGGAGAACATCTCTGAAAATGATGACTACCTGAAGCACCGTCCAGAAATTTCAGTGGAGATGGAATTTCTCAGGGGCTTGTGGCAACTTTGTCCACAAAGTTACTTTTCGTTGGTTTCAGAACATTTACTGGCTCTTGCTGTAAAAATTGCTTATCAAAGCAATACTGTTGCTGCATGTTCTCCATTTATTTTGGGATTCCTTCAAGGGAGAACCCTGAAATTAGAAGTACTTAAGTTACGGTATTTTTTTGACCACCCGGAAAGCCTATTATTGTTGAAGAGCATCCAGGTCTTGATACAAGGAAAGAAGGCCACGAGACTAGATTTTTCAGTCCTGGAAACTTGTTTGGACAAATCACAGGCACCAACTATAGATCAGGACTATGCTTCTGCCTTTGAACCGATGAATAAATGGGAGCAGAATTTagctgaaaaagaggaagacgTGGCGAGTTTTCTGAATAAGCAACTCAGTGCACCGCCGGACATCAGCACTGGCTACTGGACACTTTCTCCAAAGCAGTACAAGATTCCCCTTCTGGAAGTCCATGTGACTCATACTGATGCTGTGGGCCAGGAGATGCTCAGGGTTCTAATGGCAGTTTTCTCAGCTTCACAGCATATCAGACTCCACTTAGAGGACAGCAGGGGCTTTATGGAAAGCATCCGCCCAGCCCTTGAGCAGTATAAGGCCTCCTTCACCAAGTGCTCCATAAGCAAATCTGAGCTGAGTGCGGGAGAACAGGAGTTGCTCCTCACCCTGTCTTCCCTGGAATCTCTTGAAGTCTCAGGGACGACCCACATGCAAGGTACACCTGAGTGTAGTTTAGACGGCTATTCTGATACAGAATCTTACTTTCTCACtcttagttgttttgtttttttttttaattttatttatttttcccccaaagccccagtagatggttgcatgtcacagctgcacatccttctagttgctgtatgtgggacgggcctcagcatggccggagaagcggtgcgtcggtgcgcgcccgggatccgaacccgggccgccagcagcagagcgcgcacacgtaaccgctaagccacggggccagcccacactCTTAGTTTTAAGAGGATGAAAACTTCTGAAAGCATGAGACCATTAATGCTTGCTGATAGAATAGACACAAGATAAaccttcaggggccagcctggtggtgcagcgggtagattcgcacgctctgcttccgcggcccgaggttcgctgggtcagatcccgggcgcaggctgatgcaccgcttgtcaagccatgctgtggcggcgtcccatataaagtagaggaagttgggcatggatgttagctcagggccagtcttcctcagcaaaaaaaaaaaaaaaaagaggattagcaacagatgttagctcagggctaatcttcctcacacacaaaaaataaattaataaaataaaataaactttcacTGATGTATTTTTGTCAGTAGTATGAATTAGTGAAAGGCCTCTGAATAATAGAATGGTTTTCAAATAACtcagataaaattaataaaatattaactaatGAAGCCTCTTAATAAACACACAAATTACTTGTTATTAGTAAAAGAATGATCTATGTGTAAGACGATACTTGAGAATTACTCTCCCTCTACCTGCTTAATGGAAGAAAGGACTCGTACTCTCTGGGAAGTACATACATGGGAGATAATCTctcccatttatttgtgtctccttTTACTTCTCTGAGCAACGTTTGAAGTTTTCAGTGTAGACTTTATATATCTTTCATTTAACTTATTCCTAGGtacttgtggggtttttttgttgttttttgtgaggaagattagccctgggctaacatccgtgcccatcttcctctactttgtatgggacgccgccacagcatggctcaacaagccgtgcgtaggtccgcgcccaagatccgaatcGGTGaagcctgggctgccaaagaagagcacacgaacttaaccgctacaccactgggccggccccggtgcTTCT is a genomic window containing:
- the NAIP gene encoding baculoviral IAP repeat-containing protein 1 isoform X2, translating into MATQEEAPNKISQFDYALLPELSALLGMDAVQYAKEIEEKEQEDREKMQKGFNSRMRSEAKRLKTFVTYESYSSWTPQEMAAAGFYFTGVKSGVQCFCCSLILFGASLQRRPIEDHKRLHPDCEFLLGKDVGNIAKYDVRVRNPEKTLRGDTARYREEKARLESFQSWPFYAQGTAPRELSAAGFVFTGVRDSVQCFSCGGCLGNWEEGDDPWKEHAKWFPKCEFLQSKKSSEEIAQYIQSYKGFVGVTGEHFVNSWVKRDVPMASAYCSNSIFANEELRLDSFKNWPHASPVGVAALAKAGFSYTGIKDVVQCFSCGGCLENWKEGDDPLEDHTKYFPNCQFLQNMKSSVEVIPDLQSHGEFSELTETTCESNLEDSAAVSPTAPEMAQGEAQWFQEAKGLSERLRKAYTSARFCHMSLLEVSSCQITDQLLGCDLSLASKPISSPVQEPVVLPEVFANLNSVMCVKGEAGSGKTVLLKQIALLWASGCCPLLNRFQLVFCLSLSSTRLDQGLANIICEQLLETEGPVTEVCLRNIIQQLKNQVLFLLDDYKEMCSIPQVIAKLIQRNHSSRVCLLIAARTSRARDIHRYLHTILEIKGFPFYNTIYILRKLFSHNMAPLRKFMVHFGRNKGLQGIQKTPLFVAAVCANWSRYPLDRSFDDVAVFKSYVECLFLKYKTTAELLKATVSSCGELALKGFFSSRFEFHDDDLVEAGVDEDEDLAMCLMSKLTAQRLRPVYQFLSPAFQEFLAGMRLAELLDSDRQEDQDLGLHYLKQVNSSLMAVIPYNNFLNYVSCHASTKAGPKVVSHLLHLVDSKESLENISENDDYLKHRPEISVEMEFLRGLWQLCPQSYFSLVSEHLLALAVKIAYQSNTVAACSPFILGFLQGRTLKLEVLKLRYFFDHPESLLLLKSIQVLIQGKKATRLDFSVLETCLDKSQAPTIDQDYASAFEPMNKWEQNLAEKEEDVASFLNKQLSAPPDISTGYWTLSPKQYKIPLLEVHVTHTDAVGQEMLRVLMAVFSASQHIRLHLEDSRGFMESIRPALEQYKASFTKCSISKSELSAGEQELLLTLSSLESLEVSGTTHMQDHLFPSLDKFLCLKELSVNLDGKENVFSVIPEDFLNLHRMEKLLIRISAERGPSKLVKLIQNSPDLHVFHLQCNFFSDFESLMTALASCKKLKEIKLSGKFFKAIPFVIILPNFTSLKVLNLEQQEFPDKETAEKFAHTLGSLNNLEELILPTGDAVHQVAKLIIQQCRHLRCLRVLSFYQTLNDDSVMEIGDTRRVIEPATYKHELGVMAKTGKKETNVEGLDFSSSPSRSVVPVGE
- the NAIP gene encoding baculoviral IAP repeat-containing protein 1 isoform X3; amino-acid sequence: MATQEEAPNKISQFDYALLPELSALLGMDAVQYAKEIEEKEQEDREKMQKGFNSRMRSEAKRLKTFVTYESYSSWTPQEMAAAGFYFTGVKSGVQCFCCSLILFGASLQRRPIEDHKRLHPDCEFLLGKDVGNIAKYDVRVRNPEKTLRGDTARYREEKARLESFQSWPFYAQGTAPRELSAAGFVFTGVRDSVQCFSCGGCLGNWEEGDDPWKEHAKWFPKCEFLQSKKSSEEIAQYIQSYKGFVGVTGEHFVNSWVKRDVPMASAYCSNSIFANEELRLDSFKNWPHASPVGVAALAKAGFSYTGIKDVVQCFSCGGCLENWKEGDDPLEDHTKYFPNCQFLQNMKSSVEVIPDLQSHGEFSELTETTCESNLEDSAAVSPTAPEMAQGEAQWFQEAKGLSERLRKAYTSARFCHMSLLEVSSCQITDQLLGCDLSLASKPISSPVQEPVVLPEVFANLNSVMCVKGEAGSGKTVLLKQIALLWASGCCPLLNRFQLVFCLSLSSTRLDQGLANIICEQLLETEGPVTEVCLRNIIQQLKNQVLFLLDDYKEMCSIPQVIAKLIQRNHSSRVCLLIAARTSRARDIHRYLHTILEIKGFPFYNTIYILRKLFSHNMAPLRKFMVHFGRNKGLQGIQKTPLFVAAVCANWSRYPLDRSFDDVAVFKSYVECLFLKYKTTAELLKATVSSCGELALKGFFSSRFEFHDDDLVEAGVDEDEDLAMCLMSKLTAQRLRPVYQFLSPAFQEFLAGMRLAELLDSDRQEDQDLGLHYLKQVNSSLMAVIPYNNFLNYVSCHASTKAGPKVVSHLLHLVDSKESLENISENDDYLKHRPEISVEMEFLRGLWQLCPQSYFSLVSEHLLALAVKIAYQSNTVAACSPFILGFLQGRTLKLEVLKLRYFFDHPESLLLLKSIQVLIQGKKATRLDFSVLETCLDKSQAPTIDQDYASAFEPMNKWEQNLAEKEEDVASFLNKQLSAPPDISTGYWTLSPKQYKIPLLEVHVTHTDAVGQEMLRVLMAVFSASQHIRLHLEDSRGFMESIRPALEQYKASFTKCSISKSELSAGEQELLLTLSSLESLEVSGTTHMQDHLFPSLDKFLCLKELSVNLDGKENVFSVIPEDFLNLHRMEKLLIRISAERGPSKLVKLIQNSPDLHVFHLQCNFFSDFESLMTALASCKKLKEIKLSGKFFKAIPFVIILPNFTSLKVLNLEQQEFPDKETAEKFAHTLGSLNNLEELILPTGDAVHQVAKLIIQQCRHLRCLRVLSFYQTLNDDSVMEIVAMD
- the NAIP gene encoding baculoviral IAP repeat-containing protein 1 isoform X4, yielding MATQEEAPNKISQFDYALLPELSALLGMDAVQYAKEIEEKEQEDREKMQKGFNSRMRSEAKRLKTFVTYESYSSWTPQEMAAAGFYFTGVKSGVQCFCCSLILFGASLQRRPIEDHKRLHPDCEFLLGKDVGNIAKYDVRVRNPEKTLRGDTARYREEKARLESFQSWPFYAQGTAPRELSAAGFVFTGVRDSVQCFSCGGCLGNWEEGDDPWKEHAKWFPKCEFLQSKKSSEEIAQYIQSYKGFVGVTGEHFVNSWVKRDVPMASAYCSNSIFANEELRLDSFKNWPHASPVGVAALAKAGFSYTGIKDVVQCFSCGGCLENWKEGDDPLEDHTKYFPNCQFLQNMKSSVEVIPDLQSHGEFSELTETTCESNLEDSAAVSPTAPEMAQGEAQWFQEAKGLSERLRKAYTSARFCHMSLLEVSSCQITDQLLGCDLSLASKPISSPVQEPVVLPEVFANLNSVMCVKGEAGSGKTVLLKQIALLWASGCCPLLNRFQLVFCLSLSSTRLDQGLANIICEQLLETEGPVTEVCLRNIIQQLKNQVLFLLDDYKEMCSIPQVIAKLIQRNHSSRVCLLIAARTSRARDIHRYLHTILEIKGFPFYNTIYILRKLFSHNMAPLRKFMVHFGRNKGLQGIQKTPLFVAAVCANWSRYPLDRSFDDVAVFKSYVECLFLKYKTTAELLKATVSSCGELALKGFFSSRFEFHDDDLVEAGVDEDEDLAMCLMSKLTAQRLRPVYQFLSPAFQEFLAGMRLAELLDSDRQEDQDLGLHYLKQVNSSLMAVIPYNNFLNYVSCHASTKAGPKVVSHLLHLVDSKESLENISENDDYLKHRPEISVEMEFLRGLWQLCPQSYFSLVSEHLLALAVKIAYQSNTVAACSPFILGFLQGRTLKLEVLKLRYFFDHPESLLLLKSIQVLIQGKKATRLDFSVLETCLDKSQAPTIDQDYASAFEPMNKWEQNLAEKEEDVASFLNKQLSAPPDISTGYWTLSPKQYKIPLLEVHVTHTDAVGQEMLRVLMAVFSASQHIRLHLEDSRGFMESIRPALEQYKASFTKCSISKSELSAGEQELLLTLSSLESLEVSGTTHMQDHLFPSLDKFLCLKELSVNLDGKENVFSVIPEDFLNLHRMEKLLIRISAERGPSKLVAVTLQLTDLPDQGRNLLIGSNRKHLPVSRQPVLTVDGQPVQPSFLSTSFSKMTWASSIPWFSTDRGNSN
- the NAIP gene encoding baculoviral IAP repeat-containing protein 1 isoform X1, which produces MATQEEAPNKISQFDYALLPELSALLGMDAVQYAKEIEEKEQEDREKMQKGFNSRMRSEAKRLKTFVTYESYSSWTPQEMAAAGFYFTGVKSGVQCFCCSLILFGASLQRRPIEDHKRLHPDCEFLLGKDVGNIAKYDVRVRNPEKTLRGDTARYREEKARLESFQSWPFYAQGTAPRELSAAGFVFTGVRDSVQCFSCGGCLGNWEEGDDPWKEHAKWFPKCEFLQSKKSSEEIAQYIQSYKGFVGVTGEHFVNSWVKRDVPMASAYCSNSIFANEELRLDSFKNWPHASPVGVAALAKAGFSYTGIKDVVQCFSCGGCLENWKEGDDPLEDHTKYFPNCQFLQNMKSSVEVIPDLQSHGEFSELTETTCESNLEDSAAVSPTAPEMAQGEAQWFQEAKGLSERLRKAYTSARFCHMSLLEVSSCQITDQLLGCDLSLASKPISSPVQEPVVLPEVFANLNSVMCVKGEAGSGKTVLLKQIALLWASGCCPLLNRFQLVFCLSLSSTRLDQGLANIICEQLLETEGPVTEVCLRNIIQQLKNQVLFLLDDYKEMCSIPQVIAKLIQRNHSSRVCLLIAARTSRARDIHRYLHTILEIKGFPFYNTIYILRKLFSHNMAPLRKFMVHFGRNKGLQGIQKTPLFVAAVCANWSRYPLDRSFDDVAVFKSYVECLFLKYKTTAELLKATVSSCGELALKGFFSSRFEFHDDDLVEAGVDEDEDLAMCLMSKLTAQRLRPVYQFLSPAFQEFLAGMRLAELLDSDRQEDQDLGLHYLKQVNSSLMAVIPYNNFLNYVSCHASTKAGPKVVSHLLHLVDSKESLENISENDDYLKHRPEISVEMEFLRGLWQLCPQSYFSLVSEHLLALAVKIAYQSNTVAACSPFILGFLQGRTLKLEVLKLRYFFDHPESLLLLKSIQVLIQGKKATRLDFSVLETCLDKSQAPTIDQDYASAFEPMNKWEQNLAEKEEDVASFLNKQLSAPPDISTGYWTLSPKQYKIPLLEVHVTHTDAVGQEMLRVLMAVFSASQHIRLHLEDSRGFMESIRPALEQYKASFTKCSISKSELSAGEQELLLTLSSLESLEVSGTTHMQDHLFPSLDKFLCLKELSVNLDGKENVFSVIPEDFLNLHRMEKLLIRISAERGPSKLVKLIQNSPDLHVFHLQCNFFSDFESLMTALASCKKLKEIKLSGKFFKAIPFVIILPNFTSLKVLNLEQQEFPDKETAEKFAHTLGSLNNLEELILPTGDAVHQVAKLIIQQCRHLRCLRVLSFYQTLNDDSVMEIAKVAINGGFQKLENLDLEINHKITEEGYRNFFQALDNLPHLQELIISRHFTECIKAQAVTVKALSQCVSRLPSLTRLSMLSWLLDAEDVALLTAVKERHPQSKYLIIHWKWVLPFSPIIQK